In Acidobacteriota bacterium, one DNA window encodes the following:
- a CDS encoding SDR family oxidoreductase: MNKEIVEMFDLAGHVAVVTGGARHLGFDAAGILAAAGCDVAITSRNLARSQESAEKLRQKYSRDVLPIEMDQTCYTDVSEAACRVRDWKGRIDILVNNAGGSANHGAMRLFDRKAQDIDELVRVNLTGLIYCCREFGSLMAERRSGSIINIASIAGLVGRDRRMYDRAGMKGQPVDYAAAKAGVIGLTRDLAASLGPMGIRVNAVSPGGFARELCPEFVEYYSDRTPLGRMGKDGVDIKGAILFLACPAADYVTGHNLVVDGGFSIWQ, encoded by the coding sequence ATGAATAAAGAAATTGTCGAAATGTTCGATCTTGCGGGCCATGTGGCTGTTGTTACAGGCGGTGCGCGACACCTCGGTTTTGACGCCGCCGGCATTTTAGCTGCCGCTGGCTGTGATGTAGCGATAACATCGCGTAATTTGGCGCGATCACAAGAGTCGGCCGAGAAATTACGTCAGAAGTATTCAAGAGATGTATTGCCAATTGAGATGGACCAGACCTGTTACACAGATGTCTCAGAAGCCGCATGCCGGGTTCGGGACTGGAAAGGGCGAATCGACATATTGGTCAACAATGCGGGAGGCAGTGCAAATCACGGAGCCATGCGATTGTTCGACCGAAAGGCACAGGATATCGACGAACTCGTCCGCGTGAATCTCACAGGATTGATCTACTGCTGCCGCGAGTTTGGATCCCTGATGGCTGAGAGGCGTAGTGGTTCGATTATTAACATTGCTTCAATTGCGGGATTGGTCGGTCGGGATCGTCGGATGTACGATCGCGCCGGTATGAAGGGGCAGCCAGTTGATTACGCAGCTGCAAAGGCCGGTGTCATTGGACTAACCCGCGACCTCGCCGCATCTCTTGGACCAATGGGAATCCGTGTGAATGCAGTTTCTCCAGGGGGCTTCGCGAGAGAACTGTGCCCCGAATTTGTCGAATATTACAGCGACCGTACTCCGCTGGGACGCATGGGGAAAGATGGGGTTGATATCAAGGGCGCAATTCTATTCCTGGCGTGCCCGGCAGCGGACTATGTCACTGGTCACAATTTAGTGGTGGACGGAGGATTTTCCATATGGCAGTAA
- a CDS encoding Gfo/Idh/MocA family oxidoreductase, whose product MAVRQRIVVVGAGSIGKRHIRLLREREGAQVEVVEPNLDALASLQTEFGALVVHKSFEAMLGTHPEVVWLASPTSLHAVQSIAALNAGAHVFCEKPMAYTVEEARKVGEVVSRSSRIFNVGFYLHFSAGMLLLKEIIERGDLGSLLHIRAHVGSHITLVNSISRYQAQHAGTLFFDYSHQPDLLYWLTKKMPIALQVYGFNGGALQLTAEPNVADIICEYDSHLITHVHLNYVQMPERHAYEVIGDEGWAFLNFNEGFLLVGNRRNQTAQTVTFRQDRDDIFRAEHDAFFDSVEGKRLPETSAADGLISTMICAAALESYRTQQRVSP is encoded by the coding sequence ATGGCAGTAAGGCAGCGCATCGTGGTGGTCGGGGCAGGTTCCATCGGCAAACGCCACATACGCTTGTTGCGAGAGCGCGAGGGGGCGCAGGTGGAGGTTGTTGAACCTAACCTTGATGCTCTTGCGTCGCTGCAAACTGAATTTGGAGCGCTGGTTGTACATAAAAGCTTTGAAGCGATGCTCGGTACACATCCTGAAGTTGTCTGGCTAGCCTCTCCCACATCACTGCATGCCGTTCAGAGTATCGCCGCGTTGAACGCCGGGGCTCATGTGTTTTGTGAGAAACCAATGGCATACACGGTAGAAGAAGCACGGAAAGTTGGAGAAGTTGTTTCACGTTCGTCAAGAATTTTCAACGTCGGTTTTTATCTGCATTTCTCCGCAGGAATGCTGTTACTAAAAGAAATAATTGAGCGCGGCGACCTGGGAAGTCTTTTGCATATTCGCGCCCACGTCGGCAGCCATATAACACTTGTCAATTCAATTTCGCGATATCAGGCGCAACATGCTGGCACGTTGTTTTTCGACTATTCCCATCAGCCAGATCTACTTTATTGGCTGACAAAGAAAATGCCTATCGCTCTCCAGGTTTACGGCTTTAACGGAGGAGCGCTGCAACTGACGGCTGAGCCCAATGTTGCGGACATAATATGCGAATACGATTCGCACTTAATCACACATGTCCACCTGAATTACGTTCAAATGCCGGAGCGACACGCCTACGAAGTCATTGGGGATGAAGGTTGGGCGTTCCTGAATTTCAATGAAGGGTTTCTGCTTGTTGGAAACCGCCGCAACCAGACCGCGCAGACCGTGACGTTTCGCCAGGACCGAGATGACATCTTCCGAGCGGAGCACGACGCTTTTTTCGATTCTGTGGAGGGAAAACGCTTGCCGGAGACTTCAGCAGCGGACGGATTGATCTCGACAATGATCTGTGCTGCCGCTCTGGAATCGTATCGTACACAGCAAAGAGTATCACCCTAA
- a CDS encoding dihydrodipicolinate synthase family protein: MRSGESVKDMFHGVLPAIVTPFDEAGEFAEKVFERLLADLYQVGVHGMYVCGNTGEGSLQSVAMRQRVVEAAVRCSPKGKSVIAHVGGVRLPEAIQLARHAERIGASAVSALPPAGSYSFRELHHYYRQLAEACGLPFLVYFFPDLCRAIETLDQILELCEIPNVAGLKFTDFDLFKLHQVSSAGKVIFNGRDQVLAAGLLMGADGGIGSFYNLIPQLFVDVYACARTKQWEGARRAQDRINELIRITSRFPNVSAIKTMLKWRGYDCGRCIAPNENLTEAGELQLRELVKQSSFCNEILGPAI, encoded by the coding sequence ATGCGGTCGGGTGAATCTGTAAAGGATATGTTTCATGGAGTTCTTCCTGCAATCGTTACACCGTTTGATGAGGCGGGAGAGTTTGCTGAGAAAGTATTCGAGCGGCTACTTGCCGACTTGTATCAAGTCGGCGTCCACGGGATGTACGTCTGCGGGAACACGGGAGAAGGATCACTTCAGTCAGTTGCTATGAGGCAGCGGGTTGTTGAGGCGGCGGTTCGATGCTCGCCCAAAGGAAAGAGTGTAATCGCTCACGTAGGCGGTGTGCGGCTCCCGGAGGCTATTCAGCTTGCTCGTCACGCAGAGCGTATTGGCGCCTCTGCTGTCAGTGCTCTGCCTCCTGCTGGAAGTTATAGTTTTCGAGAACTTCACCACTACTACCGACAGCTTGCGGAAGCCTGCGGCTTGCCCTTTCTGGTTTATTTTTTCCCGGATTTGTGCCGTGCCATCGAAACGCTCGATCAAATACTGGAATTGTGCGAGATTCCCAATGTAGCGGGTTTAAAGTTCACAGATTTTGACTTGTTCAAGCTCCACCAGGTCAGCAGCGCTGGAAAAGTCATTTTTAATGGTAGGGACCAAGTACTCGCTGCAGGGTTGTTGATGGGTGCGGATGGAGGCATCGGGAGCTTCTATAATCTCATTCCCCAGCTCTTTGTCGATGTTTACGCGTGTGCACGTACCAAGCAATGGGAAGGAGCTCGCCGTGCTCAAGACCGGATCAACGAGCTCATTCGCATCACATCACGTTTCCCCAATGTCTCTGCGATCAAAACGATGTTGAAATGGCGCGGGTATGATTGCGGGCGGTGCATTGCGCCTAATGAAAATCTGACGGAAGCAGGCGAACTCCAGTTGCGCGAGTTAGTGAAGCAAAGCAGTTTCTGTAATGAGATCCTCGGACCTGCCATATGA
- a CDS encoding MFS transporter — MRSKSRYAWMVVLCLWFVWLLNYLDRQAFYSVFPLLQSNLRLSNFQLGLLSTSFLWVYAIASPLAGYLADRFGRKNIIVMSLLVWSLMTWATGKARNFQELLWVRGLMGVSEAAYLPAGLAMIADYHRGKTRSLATGLHFSGGYLGIVLGGVIGGWIGEHYGWRSAFVVLGVIGILYALFVAGILHEDSTAVGQEAHHTKVEKSGVIASLRELCSTRAFSILAVVFGITSLANWLVYTWMPIYLYERFHMSLLSAGFSATFYIQAGSMGGIALGGIFADRWGSRWARGRLLTQAAGLALVGPFLCIVGITSSPRILLVALVVFGIGRGAYDANCMPVLCQIVRPGLRATGYGFFNFVGTVAGGAIAAAAGAMKSSLGLGGIMEVVGVLLLVGAFLLFCLPVSDAGNTSSVPAFEAQ; from the coding sequence ATGAGGAGCAAATCCCGCTATGCGTGGATGGTTGTCCTCTGCCTGTGGTTTGTCTGGCTGTTGAACTATCTCGACCGTCAGGCATTCTACTCAGTTTTTCCTCTCCTGCAATCAAACCTCAGACTTTCGAACTTTCAACTAGGTCTACTAAGCACGTCCTTTCTATGGGTGTATGCCATTGCCAGCCCTCTCGCAGGTTACCTGGCGGATCGGTTCGGCAGAAAGAACATTATTGTGATGAGTCTGCTCGTCTGGTCGCTCATGACATGGGCTACTGGGAAAGCCAGAAACTTCCAGGAGTTGCTCTGGGTCCGTGGACTGATGGGAGTCAGCGAAGCCGCCTACCTGCCAGCAGGCCTCGCGATGATTGCCGATTATCACAGGGGGAAAACTCGCTCGCTTGCCACTGGCCTTCACTTCAGTGGTGGATATCTCGGCATCGTGCTCGGCGGGGTTATTGGAGGATGGATCGGAGAACATTACGGATGGCGGAGTGCATTTGTCGTTCTCGGAGTCATTGGCATTCTGTATGCACTTTTCGTAGCGGGAATTCTTCATGAAGACTCCACTGCTGTGGGGCAGGAGGCTCATCACACAAAGGTAGAAAAATCCGGTGTCATAGCATCGCTCAGAGAGCTCTGTTCAACACGTGCTTTTTCCATTCTGGCTGTAGTTTTCGGAATAACCTCGTTGGCGAACTGGCTGGTTTATACGTGGATGCCAATTTATCTCTATGAGCGTTTTCACATGAGCCTTTTATCAGCAGGCTTTTCTGCGACGTTCTATATACAGGCCGGGAGTATGGGAGGAATTGCGCTTGGCGGGATATTTGCAGATCGATGGGGAAGCCGGTGGGCGAGGGGGCGTCTCCTTACTCAGGCCGCAGGCCTCGCCCTCGTGGGCCCCTTTCTTTGCATTGTAGGGATAACGTCCTCTCCTAGGATTCTGCTCGTGGCGCTTGTCGTCTTCGGAATCGGACGAGGGGCATATGACGCAAATTGTATGCCGGTGCTTTGCCAGATTGTGAGGCCGGGGTTGCGTGCCACCGGGTATGGATTCTTCAACTTTGTCGGAACAGTTGCGGGAGGCGCCATTGCCGCTGCGGCTGGGGCTATGAAGTCTTCCCTGGGACTGGGAGGCATTATGGAAGTGGTGGGCGTTCTTCTTCTGGTTGGAGCTTTTCTACTTTTTTGTTTGCCGGTATCGGATGCGGGAAATACAAGTAGTGTCCCTGCTTTTGAGGCGCAGTGA
- a CDS encoding D-lyxose/D-mannose family sugar isomerase: MVKLKRSRINASIRVAIDEFKKAGINLPPFAYWTVENWNRVGREADEIRICALGWDVTDFGSGDFDAIGRTLFTLRNGSIREPRYSKPYAEKLILDPEGQRAPAHFHRSKCEDIINRSGGNIMVQLTKANEENSWSKEEFMVSVDGQAARTLPGAIIRLLPGQSICIPPRTIHQFWGEEGTGITVSSEVSSLCDDQSDNYFLNPSVRYPSIEEDEERQFYLCNEYPPVD, encoded by the coding sequence ATCGTGAAACTAAAACGATCTAGAATCAATGCAAGCATCCGTGTAGCAATTGATGAATTTAAAAAAGCCGGGATCAACTTACCACCGTTCGCGTATTGGACAGTCGAGAATTGGAATCGTGTGGGTCGCGAGGCTGATGAGATTCGTATCTGTGCTCTTGGCTGGGATGTAACCGATTTTGGAAGTGGCGACTTCGACGCGATCGGCAGAACGTTATTTACCTTGCGCAATGGATCGATTCGTGAGCCGAGATACTCAAAGCCATACGCCGAAAAATTAATCTTGGATCCGGAAGGACAGCGTGCACCTGCCCACTTTCATCGTTCGAAATGCGAGGACATTATCAACCGTTCAGGTGGGAATATTATGGTTCAGTTGACCAAGGCCAACGAGGAGAATTCCTGGAGTAAGGAGGAATTTATGGTTTCCGTCGACGGTCAGGCTGCGCGGACCTTGCCAGGAGCTATCATCCGACTTCTGCCGGGACAGAGCATCTGCATACCACCGCGTACCATCCATCAGTTTTGGGGAGAAGAGGGGACTGGCATAACGGTGAGTAGTGAAGTCTCCAGCCTCTGCGACGACCAGAGCGACAATTACTTCCTAAACCCTTCCGTCAGATATCCATCAATTGAGGAAGACGAGGAGAGACAATTCTACCTTTGCAATGAGTACCCGCCAGTTGACTAA
- a CDS encoding IS110 family transposase produces the protein MQITLQGYVNALEQAESRHAELDIQIQELLPAWSPAPIVTALQALRGVGPVIAVALVVEIGDFRRFPSARDLMAYFGLVPSEHSSGSRGRQDLIYQRTNANGSCRMRTSRFSRNYGAMSLCPSLT, from the coding sequence ATGCAGATCACATTGCAAGGCTATGTCAATGCACTCGAGCAAGCTGAATCGCGACATGCTGAATTGGATATCCAAATCCAAGAACTTCTTCCTGCCTGGAGTCCTGCGCCCATCGTGACTGCGCTGCAGGCTCTACGGGGCGTCGGCCCGGTGATTGCCGTAGCTCTAGTGGTTGAAATCGGAGACTTCCGTAGATTTCCGTCGGCGCGAGATCTCATGGCATATTTTGGGCTAGTTCCGAGTGAACACTCGAGCGGATCGAGAGGAAGGCAGGACCTTATATATCAACGCACGAATGCTAACGGAAGCTGTCGGATGCGAACGTCTCGATTCTCGAGGAACTACGGAGCAATGTCTCTCTGCCCTTCATTGACGTAG
- a CDS encoding carboxypeptidase regulatory-like domain-containing protein translates to MSLLALPSAGFGQQGTGNIEGTVRDSSGATVSGATVAIRNVDRGTEVQLTTNDSGFYNSPPLVLGSNYRVTVTMTGFSKSVVSGLAVTVGARVETDFSLKLGTVDSTVEVSAIPAVLDTTSATLGAVVGEKSIAELPLNGRNAIALTTLTPGVRINTTVAQGGFANRGTNLSAISINGSPTGTNSYILDGQSDLATVTNEIAVNPTVDAIQEFKVQSGVVSAQYGFALGGVVNLVSRSGTNTLHGSVYEFLRNDIFNARNYFARPPVAKPALRYNQFGGTIGGPLLREKAFYFGNFEEYRFIQSSPQYLSVPTAAQRTGDFSGLADANGNKIQLYNPFSTTVVGGVTSRTPYANNKITNLDPVAVAYQNAFYPLPNVTPSNPYTNTNNYLFLNRGLSNMYNALARGDYRLSDKDSVFGRFAYYQNYTNGGVSGGQYYPNPIIANRYDTYTAKLLTVGETHTFSSTLINDARASIERQEFPFQAASAGQNWPQKLGLPSNVPGYAIPAVSNGLPASNQTIGFRAYTLPQFTDTITKVIGHHALSIGTDLRYNIGSSLQRDNPSGAFSFSSGLTSDPSGASPPSGSVNTGNTYATFLTGAVSSASIGVYNGEVDRAISTSFFLQDDWQATSRLTLNLGLRYDYQQRPYEQNNGYSNFNPNLSSGVFRGIVQYANTNGVGRNFTPESYTDFAPRIGFALKATNDGKTVLRGGFGIYYPLMFSSTYTGQTAGFAVTNSSYNPAGNDTRFPAFQFKNGFPTDPLKPQGAALGPLGFLGQSIAYQDPARWKSPQAQQYTLSVERQLPHDVVLQVAYVGNHGIHLPAGPFSGYNINVLNPSYFSLGTNALAKTSVPNPYAGIVPGSLGAATITKQQSLLPYPYYSSVLALMPHNGNFIAHYLEISAQRQTTKGLTLLFGYTYGKLMSDSIRSSLSYINSIAGATGYQNIFNKAGEYAVDPADITHRATISALYNLPFGPGYRFSAHNWFFDRLIEGYQLNLIGVMQTGVPLSISGANAYTATRPNFVPGARLTVDHPTTARWFNTEAFQNPDDFTFGNVARSLSRLRAPGLQNFDFSIFKTTAIKERLKLQLRAEAFNVLNHPNLGIPGTGFSAAANPIVNGTGVDAAGCPTKGAAGCNTSGSFGVITTAADGRALQIAAKLMF, encoded by the coding sequence ATGAGCTTACTTGCTTTGCCGTCGGCGGGTTTTGGCCAGCAAGGGACCGGCAACATCGAGGGCACCGTGCGCGACAGCTCCGGGGCGACAGTTTCCGGCGCCACGGTGGCCATTCGGAATGTTGATCGAGGCACGGAAGTTCAACTAACAACGAATGATTCTGGTTTCTATAATTCGCCTCCTCTCGTGCTTGGTAGTAATTATCGCGTTACTGTGACCATGACCGGATTTTCGAAATCAGTTGTGTCTGGCCTCGCAGTAACAGTGGGAGCGAGAGTTGAGACAGATTTCTCCCTCAAATTAGGTACGGTTGATAGCACAGTAGAAGTTTCGGCCATACCTGCCGTCCTTGACACAACAAGCGCTACCCTTGGTGCCGTTGTGGGTGAAAAAAGCATCGCCGAACTACCGTTAAACGGGCGTAACGCAATCGCACTTACCACCCTCACGCCAGGCGTGCGCATCAATACGACCGTTGCGCAAGGGGGATTTGCCAACCGGGGAACAAATCTTTCTGCAATCTCAATCAACGGTTCTCCTACAGGAACGAACTCCTATATCCTCGATGGCCAGAGCGATCTGGCGACAGTTACGAATGAAATTGCCGTCAATCCAACGGTTGACGCAATTCAAGAGTTCAAAGTTCAGAGCGGTGTCGTATCCGCGCAATATGGATTCGCGTTAGGCGGTGTCGTCAATCTCGTAAGCCGATCTGGAACGAATACTCTCCACGGCTCTGTCTACGAATTTCTCAGAAACGACATCTTTAACGCGCGAAACTATTTCGCACGGCCTCCTGTTGCGAAGCCTGCCCTTCGATATAACCAGTTCGGTGGGACGATCGGTGGCCCTCTGCTTCGCGAGAAAGCATTTTATTTCGGGAATTTTGAAGAGTATCGATTCATTCAGTCCAGTCCTCAATACCTGAGTGTTCCTACAGCCGCGCAGCGCACAGGAGACTTCTCGGGTCTGGCCGATGCCAACGGGAACAAGATTCAACTTTATAATCCGTTCTCTACCACGGTTGTAGGCGGGGTAACATCGCGTACACCATATGCAAACAATAAGATCACGAATCTCGATCCCGTCGCCGTCGCATATCAGAATGCATTTTACCCCTTGCCCAACGTCACCCCATCGAATCCATATACCAATACGAATAATTACTTGTTTCTCAATCGTGGCCTCAGCAATATGTATAACGCGCTCGCTCGAGGCGACTATCGACTCAGCGACAAAGACAGTGTTTTTGGACGCTTCGCTTATTACCAAAACTATACCAATGGAGGTGTGAGCGGAGGACAGTACTATCCAAATCCGATCATTGCAAATCGCTATGACACATATACAGCCAAACTTCTAACTGTCGGCGAGACGCATACATTTTCATCCACTCTCATCAACGATGCTCGCGCCTCAATTGAACGTCAGGAGTTTCCATTCCAGGCTGCGAGTGCTGGACAGAATTGGCCGCAGAAACTAGGACTCCCTTCGAACGTACCAGGCTACGCGATCCCTGCCGTATCCAACGGGCTTCCGGCGTCAAATCAAACTATCGGATTCCGCGCGTATACGCTTCCCCAATTCACCGATACCATCACCAAGGTAATTGGTCATCATGCGCTCAGTATTGGCACAGACCTGCGATACAACATCGGGTCAAGCCTGCAACGCGACAATCCCTCCGGAGCATTCAGCTTCAGTTCAGGGTTGACATCAGATCCTTCAGGGGCAAGCCCTCCCTCAGGATCTGTGAATACGGGAAATACCTATGCGACCTTCTTGACAGGAGCTGTCAGTTCAGCATCGATCGGGGTCTATAACGGTGAGGTCGATCGTGCAATCAGTACCTCGTTCTTCTTGCAGGATGATTGGCAGGCCACATCTCGTCTCACTCTTAATCTTGGGCTACGTTACGACTATCAACAACGCCCCTACGAGCAAAACAATGGCTACAGCAACTTCAATCCGAATCTTTCCTCTGGTGTTTTTAGGGGGATCGTCCAGTACGCGAACACAAATGGAGTAGGACGTAACTTCACTCCAGAAAGCTATACCGATTTTGCGCCACGCATAGGATTCGCCCTGAAGGCCACGAACGATGGCAAGACGGTGCTCCGAGGTGGTTTTGGAATCTACTACCCGTTGATGTTCAGCTCGACCTACACAGGTCAAACTGCAGGCTTCGCAGTCACAAATTCCTCTTACAATCCAGCCGGAAACGACACTCGGTTCCCTGCCTTCCAGTTCAAGAATGGCTTTCCAACAGATCCTCTCAAACCACAAGGTGCAGCACTCGGACCCCTCGGCTTCCTCGGTCAGTCGATCGCTTATCAGGATCCAGCAAGATGGAAATCGCCACAGGCGCAGCAGTACACATTAAGCGTAGAGCGTCAATTGCCACACGATGTCGTACTCCAGGTTGCTTATGTGGGCAACCATGGCATTCACCTGCCTGCGGGGCCATTTTCCGGATACAACATCAATGTCCTGAATCCGTCATATTTTTCTCTTGGCACAAATGCATTGGCAAAAACAAGCGTTCCCAATCCTTATGCTGGAATTGTGCCCGGCTCGCTTGGAGCGGCCACAATAACGAAACAGCAATCATTGCTTCCATACCCCTACTATTCATCCGTGCTGGCACTAATGCCTCATAACGGCAATTTCATTGCGCATTATCTGGAGATTTCAGCGCAACGTCAGACAACAAAAGGTTTGACGTTATTGTTTGGCTATACCTATGGAAAATTGATGAGCGATAGCATTCGATCGTCCTTGTCTTACATCAATAGCATTGCCGGAGCCACGGGTTATCAGAATATCTTCAATAAAGCTGGCGAATACGCCGTCGATCCAGCTGACATCACTCATCGAGCGACCATAAGCGCTTTATACAATCTTCCATTCGGTCCGGGGTATCGGTTCTCTGCGCACAATTGGTTTTTTGATCGACTTATCGAGGGATATCAGCTCAACCTGATTGGGGTGATGCAAACTGGCGTACCGCTTAGCATTTCAGGAGCTAATGCTTATACGGCTACACGTCCGAACTTCGTTCCAGGCGCCAGGTTAACTGTCGATCATCCAACGACAGCGCGATGGTTCAATACAGAGGCTTTTCAGAATCCCGACGATTTCACCTTTGGGAATGTTGCCAGGTCTCTGTCTCGGTTGCGAGCGCCTGGGCTCCAGAATTTTGACTTTTCTATCTTCAAGACAACCGCGATCAAAGAACGATTAAAGTTGCAACTCCGGGCAGAGGCCTTTAACGTCTTGAACCATCCCAACCTCGGAATTCCCGGGACCGGATTTTCTGCAGCGGCCAATCCAATCGTCAACGGAACTGGAGTCGACGCCGCGGGATGTCCCACAAAGGGAGCAGCCGGATGCAATACAAGCGGTTCGTTCGGCGTCATCACGACAGCCGCCGACGGCAGGGCCCTTCAGATCGCGGCCAAACTGATGTTCTAA
- a CDS encoding response regulator transcription factor, producing the protein MKSLTILVVEDHFLIRIALRGLLATMPEYRIISEATTGQQAIDLYNEKQPDLVIMDLRLNGLSGFEAIRTIHKNYPRAKILAISTLQGSEDIYRAIDAGASGYVTKDLDGQQLGEALRTVAEGGRYVPKALQLRLEERLPGNCITPREKLIIELLARGLNTAEIAIEAHIAEKTVRIHISNIFEKLGARDRTQLLLIALERGIIHLGSGSSQLG; encoded by the coding sequence ATGAAGTCTCTGACTATCCTGGTGGTAGAAGATCATTTCCTGATCCGCATTGCCTTGCGCGGTCTGCTTGCGACAATGCCCGAGTATCGGATTATTAGTGAAGCAACGACCGGTCAGCAAGCAATTGATCTTTATAACGAGAAGCAGCCAGATCTCGTCATTATGGATCTGCGTTTGAATGGGCTCTCCGGTTTTGAAGCCATTCGAACGATTCACAAGAATTATCCGAGAGCAAAAATTCTTGCGATCAGCACACTCCAGGGCAGCGAAGATATCTATCGTGCAATCGATGCTGGCGCCAGTGGATATGTAACAAAAGATCTAGACGGGCAACAGCTTGGCGAGGCATTGCGCACGGTCGCAGAAGGAGGACGGTATGTGCCCAAAGCGTTACAGTTACGTTTGGAGGAACGATTGCCAGGGAACTGTATTACACCGCGTGAAAAATTAATTATTGAGCTACTGGCACGCGGCCTCAATACTGCTGAAATTGCAATCGAAGCGCACATTGCCGAAAAGACAGTACGGATACACATAAGCAATATTTTTGAAAAGCTTGGAGCTCGCGACCGTACACAGCTTTTACTTATTGCCTTAGAGCGCGGCATCATTCATCTTGGCAGCGGCAGCAGTCAGCTGGGATGA
- a CDS encoding alkaline phosphatase family protein — MEIARSVKFCLATIIFVGSTALAYAAPKVHVLIISVDGMRPDYITEADRHGLKIPTLRKFYAESTYAEGVIGVIPTITYPSHTTIMTGVWPIEHGIFGNQKFTPLREGKEQITEFSDIRVKTLWEAAHEAGYTVASVGWPVTTGSRFIDWLLPANAAFEGSDPDGGSVEADPNKHYDNPPGLREQLASELPAGKLSIDATRHAWELAIIRRYKPDFITTHVGDLDHAEHRHGPFSPEANAAMETADAEIAETIAAERANYPDAYIFVVSDHGFLPTDHSLYINGLLKREGLIDPASGTWDAAAYTTGASAAIIVRDPGNTKITEKVISVIMAAAKDPSYGIARVLTHNEVVARGGIPSALLMLDPAPGWRFAMGTKAVTAEAPRTGAHGQLPDHKELRSSFFLVGPKIHRRNLGVIDMRQIAPTVAQILGVKLPAAQSPALPF, encoded by the coding sequence GTGGAGATAGCACGTAGTGTGAAGTTCTGTCTTGCAACCATTATCTTTGTTGGCTCAACCGCACTCGCGTATGCGGCACCCAAGGTTCACGTGTTGATTATTTCCGTGGATGGAATGCGTCCTGATTACATCACAGAGGCGGATCGGCATGGGCTTAAGATACCGACTTTGCGCAAATTCTATGCGGAAAGCACCTATGCGGAGGGCGTCATCGGGGTGATTCCCACAATCACCTACCCAAGTCATACGACCATCATGACCGGAGTCTGGCCTATCGAGCACGGCATCTTCGGGAACCAGAAGTTCACGCCGCTTCGAGAAGGCAAAGAACAAATCACCGAGTTCAGTGATATCAGGGTCAAAACCCTGTGGGAGGCAGCCCATGAAGCAGGCTACACCGTCGCAAGCGTGGGATGGCCGGTCACGACGGGATCGAGATTTATTGACTGGTTGCTTCCAGCCAATGCTGCATTTGAAGGCTCCGACCCAGATGGCGGTTCTGTCGAAGCTGACCCAAACAAGCATTACGACAATCCTCCTGGATTGCGAGAGCAACTGGCGTCGGAGCTACCAGCCGGAAAACTAAGCATTGATGCCACACGTCATGCATGGGAATTGGCGATCATCAGACGGTACAAGCCTGACTTCATAACGACGCATGTGGGTGATCTTGACCACGCAGAACATCGACATGGGCCATTCAGCCCCGAGGCAAATGCCGCTATGGAAACAGCTGATGCGGAGATTGCAGAGACGATCGCGGCCGAACGCGCCAACTATCCCGACGCCTATATCTTTGTTGTCTCCGACCACGGCTTTTTGCCCACAGATCACTCGCTGTATATCAATGGTCTTCTAAAAAGAGAGGGACTGATCGATCCTGCGAGCGGAACGTGGGATGCGGCCGCCTACACGACAGGCGCGAGCGCAGCCATCATCGTTCGTGATCCAGGCAACACGAAGATAACCGAGAAGGTGATATCCGTCATTATGGCGGCAGCGAAAGATCCGTCCTATGGAATAGCCCGTGTATTGACGCATAATGAAGTTGTTGCCCGGGGCGGTATTCCGTCGGCTCTATTGATGTTGGACCCCGCGCCAGGCTGGCGCTTTGCGATGGGAACGAAAGCCGTCACGGCAGAAGCCCCTCGTACCGGCGCACACGGACAACTGCCCGATCACAAGGAATTGCGCTCGTCCTTTTTCCTTGTGGGCCCGAAGATTCACCGGCGAAACCTTGGCGTGATCGATATGCGCCAGATCGCACCAACGGTCGCACAAATTTTAGGCGTTAAACTTCCGGCGGCTCAAAGTCCCGCCCTCCCATTCTGA